Proteins co-encoded in one Arthrobacter sp. ERGS1:01 genomic window:
- a CDS encoding NAD-dependent epimerase/dehydratase family protein, producing MAGSQGTVPLRVLVTGTSGLLGRAVAALLHERGRSVRSLQRSVVHDPWESVQGSVADPDVAARAVAGMDAVIHLAAKVSFTGEWSEFVATNIVGTRQLLAAARHAGVRDFVFVSSPSVAHFGSSIVGAGAGAADPERARGFYARSKATAEQLALAEDSPEFRVTAIRPHIVWGPGDTQLVERVVERARAGRLPLLDGGRALIDTTYVDNAAEAIVRGLERMDHAHGQALVVTNGEPRPVGELIAGICEAAGVPAPAFTVPGWLARGAGSVIEKAWTAAGTRGWVTDEPPMTRFLAEQLSTAHWFDQRHTREVLDWIPPVSLDEGLARLAAYYKR from the coding sequence ATGGCGGGCTCACAGGGCACGGTGCCGCTGCGGGTCCTGGTCACCGGGACAAGCGGGTTGCTGGGCCGTGCCGTCGCAGCGTTGCTGCACGAACGCGGCCGCAGTGTCCGTTCCCTGCAGCGCAGCGTGGTGCACGACCCCTGGGAATCCGTGCAGGGTTCGGTGGCCGATCCCGACGTTGCAGCGCGGGCGGTTGCCGGCATGGATGCGGTGATCCACCTGGCGGCGAAGGTTTCCTTCACTGGCGAGTGGAGCGAGTTCGTGGCCACGAACATCGTGGGCACCCGCCAACTGCTCGCCGCGGCCCGGCACGCGGGCGTGCGCGACTTCGTGTTTGTGTCCTCACCGTCGGTGGCCCATTTTGGCTCCTCGATTGTGGGGGCCGGCGCAGGGGCCGCCGATCCCGAACGGGCGCGCGGCTTTTACGCCCGTTCCAAGGCCACGGCCGAACAGCTCGCTCTCGCCGAGGACTCCCCGGAATTCCGTGTCACGGCCATCCGCCCGCACATTGTGTGGGGTCCGGGCGACACCCAGCTCGTGGAGCGCGTCGTGGAGCGCGCCCGCGCCGGCCGGCTGCCGTTGCTTGACGGCGGCCGCGCCCTGATCGACACGACCTACGTGGACAACGCGGCCGAGGCCATTGTGCGCGGGCTCGAGCGCATGGATCACGCCCACGGCCAGGCCCTGGTGGTCACCAACGGCGAACCCCGTCCGGTGGGCGAACTGATTGCCGGGATCTGCGAGGCCGCCGGCGTTCCCGCCCCGGCGTTCACGGTGCCGGGCTGGCTGGCCCGCGGTGCCGGGTCGGTCATTGAGAAGGCCTGGACGGCGGCCGGTACGCGCGGCTGGGTCACGGACGAACCTCCCATGACCCGGTTCCTGGCCGAACAGCTCTCCACCGCGCACTGGTTCGACCAGCGGCACACCCGCGAGGTCCTCGACTGGATCCCGCCCGTCTCACTCGACGAGGGTTTGGCCCGGCTGGCGGCGTACTACAAGCGCTGA
- the mutM gene encoding bifunctional DNA-formamidopyrimidine glycosylase/DNA-(apurinic or apyrimidinic site) lyase codes for MPELPEVEVVRRGLASWVAGRTITDVAVPDPRSIRRHALGAEDFRGNLIGATAQDVVRRGKFLWLPLRDTPDDAATPPHTALVAHLGMSGQLLMESAEQPHEKHLKVRLTLSPRPDAPGELRFVDQRIFGGLFVTSLVPTSDGGPGGCGMGPSGAPEGGWPLIPAEAAHIGRDPLDPFFSVTELHKRFRARKTGLKRALLDQGLVSGIGNIYADEALWLARMHYARPTDTLRLPDTERIIHAARDVMSRALDAGGTSFDSLYVNVNGASGYFSRSLNAYGREGEPCPRCESLGLSTRIRRDSFMNRSSYSCPVCQPKPRNARL; via the coding sequence ATGCCTGAACTTCCCGAAGTTGAGGTGGTCCGCCGCGGTCTGGCCAGTTGGGTCGCCGGGCGGACGATCACCGACGTCGCAGTGCCGGACCCCCGCTCCATCCGACGGCACGCCCTCGGCGCGGAGGACTTCCGCGGCAACCTCATAGGCGCCACCGCCCAGGATGTGGTGCGCCGCGGCAAATTCCTCTGGTTGCCGCTGCGCGATACCCCCGACGATGCTGCAACTCCGCCCCACACGGCGCTCGTGGCGCACCTGGGCATGAGCGGACAGCTGCTCATGGAATCCGCCGAGCAGCCCCACGAGAAACACTTGAAAGTACGGCTCACGTTGTCCCCGCGCCCGGACGCCCCCGGTGAACTGCGCTTCGTGGACCAGCGGATCTTTGGCGGGCTGTTCGTGACGTCCCTGGTGCCCACCTCCGACGGCGGCCCGGGCGGCTGCGGCATGGGCCCCTCCGGTGCGCCCGAGGGCGGCTGGCCGTTGATCCCGGCTGAGGCGGCACATATTGGCCGTGACCCTTTGGACCCGTTCTTCTCGGTGACGGAGCTGCATAAGAGGTTCCGGGCCAGGAAGACCGGCCTCAAGCGGGCGCTCCTTGACCAGGGGCTCGTCTCGGGCATTGGCAACATCTACGCCGACGAGGCCTTGTGGCTGGCCCGAATGCACTATGCCCGCCCCACGGATACCCTGCGACTGCCGGACACTGAGCGCATCATCCACGCCGCCCGCGACGTCATGTCCCGGGCACTGGACGCCGGCGGCACCAGTTTCGACTCGCTGTACGTCAACGTCAACGGCGCCTCCGGCTACTTCTCCCGCTCCTTGAACGCCTACGGGCGCGAGGGCGAGCCCTGCCCGCGCTGCGAATCACTGGGCTTGTCCACCAGGATCCGCCGGGACAGCTTCATGAACCGGTCCTCCTACAGCTGCCCCGTCTGCCAGCCCAAGCCCCGCAACGCCCGGCTCTAG
- the rnc gene encoding ribonuclease III — protein MSSDPESPKLEDGHKLLLKRLGVSIDAGTLRLALTHRSYAYENGGIPTNERLEFLGDSILGFSVTDALYRDNPTLPEGELAKRRSAVVSTRALAGIARSLGVGEFIYLGQGERLTKGRNKSSILADTMESLIGATYLDNGIEVARELVMRLVGPLLADADVLGAGTDWKTNIQEISAARHLGGISYEITGTGPDHDRSFEARLLIGGHHFGTGTGPSKKEAERAAAAAGWTVLQERFAPKDATAVSKHDARTSTAPPATGNDA, from the coding sequence GTGTCCTCAGATCCGGAATCCCCGAAGCTTGAGGATGGGCACAAACTGCTGTTGAAGCGTCTCGGTGTCTCTATTGATGCCGGGACGCTTCGTCTTGCCCTCACGCACCGTTCCTACGCATACGAGAACGGTGGCATCCCCACGAACGAGCGCCTCGAGTTCCTCGGCGACTCCATCCTGGGCTTCTCCGTCACGGACGCACTGTACCGCGACAACCCCACACTTCCCGAGGGCGAGCTGGCCAAGCGCCGCTCCGCCGTCGTCTCCACCCGCGCCCTGGCCGGCATTGCCCGCAGCCTCGGCGTGGGCGAATTCATCTATCTGGGCCAGGGCGAACGCCTCACCAAGGGCCGAAACAAGTCCTCGATCCTGGCCGACACCATGGAATCCCTGATCGGCGCCACCTACTTGGATAACGGCATCGAGGTGGCCCGCGAGCTGGTCATGCGCCTCGTGGGACCGCTCCTGGCCGATGCCGACGTCCTGGGCGCAGGCACCGACTGGAAGACCAACATCCAGGAAATCTCGGCAGCCCGGCACCTGGGCGGCATCTCCTACGAAATCACCGGCACCGGCCCCGACCACGACCGCAGCTTCGAGGCCCGCCTGCTCATAGGCGGCCACCACTTTGGCACCGGCACGGGCCCGTCAAAGAAGGAAGCCGAGCGCGCCGCCGCCGCCGCCGGCTGGACGGTCCTGCAGGAACGCTTTGCCCCCAAGGATGCCACTGCCGTTTCCAAGCACGACGCCCGAACCTCCACTGCGCCGCCTGCAACCGGGAACGATGCCTGA
- the rpmF gene encoding 50S ribosomal protein L32 gives MAVPKRKMSRANTRARRSQWKATAPALVKTIENGEVVYSLPHQAKVVTDSAGTALFLEYKGRKVADV, from the coding sequence GTGGCTGTTCCCAAGCGGAAGATGTCCCGTGCCAATACGCGCGCACGCCGTTCCCAGTGGAAGGCCACCGCGCCTGCTCTGGTCAAGACCATCGAAAACGGCGAGGTTGTTTACAGCCTGCCGCACCAGGCCAAGGTCGTCACCGACTCCGCCGGTACCGCACTGTTCCTGGAATACAAGGGCCGTAAGGTTGCCGATGTCTAA